Proteins co-encoded in one Gossypium arboreum isolate Shixiya-1 chromosome 11, ASM2569848v2, whole genome shotgun sequence genomic window:
- the LOC108472127 gene encoding peroxisomal and mitochondrial division factor 2-like has translation MENSMTTNGEVETIEKFHDSDEAKISKLVNKIEGLESEKIKLTNENKEMMEQMEKLNHEMDHLQKRDEEMRLEMDEWDEDSSFLESIAARSANLETEVTRLQHDLRTSTREVGEAKKEVIQLKKALEEKALVIERLRHEIAELRKEKVKREKKGRELEAKIGILEVRVTEERGKKSRVQEEMKERIDELKKKIEDLEADAAKMSNELKRRKEEKRQCEEKAMGLEFNMLALKDMVDEKTNEAKSGKVKDIGYIDKRLEVPIATVGTVAAIAVVVAVWDKVETKTTVLLYGGGAIVVVWLSSILVGAINSVPLVSESSILVGAINSVPLIMELVGLGYSRWFFYRDILFKIKGKSSFGQALLIRGLRDVGYEEERPCYHRDRRKESKV, from the exons ATGGAAAATTCAATGACCACCAATGGCGAAGTGGAGACGATAGAGAAGTTCCACGACTCCGATGAAGCTAAAATATCTAAACTGGTTAATAAAATCGAAGGTCTTGAAAGCGAGAAGATAAAATTGACTAATGAAAACAAAGAAATGATGGAACAGATGGAAAAATTGAATCATGAAATGGATCATCTGCAAAAAAGGGATGAAGAAATGAGATTAGAAATGGATGAGTGGGATGAAGATTCAAGTTTCCTGGAATCGATTGCAGCGAGATCGGCTAACTTAGAAACTGAAGTCACGAGGCTTCAACATGATCTGAGAACATCGACGCGTGAAGTAGGTGAAGCGAAGAAAGAGGTGATTCAGTTAAAGAAAGCACTGGAGGAGAAAGCATTGGTGATCGAAAGACTGCGCCACGAAATCGCTGAGTTGAGAAAAGAGAAAGTTAAGAGAGAGAAGAAAGGGAGGGAGCTGGAAGCAAAAATAGGGATTTTAGAAGTGAGAGTAACGGAGGAAAGGGGAAAGAAATCTAGGGTCCAAGAGGAAATGAAGGAAAGGATCGATGAGCTTAAGAAGAAAATTGAAGATCTCGAAGCCGATGCAGCTAAAATGAGCAATGAATTGAAAAGAAGGAAGGAAGAAAAACGACAATGTGAGGAGAAGGCAATGGGGTTGGAATTCAACATGTTGGCCTTAAAGGATATGGTGGACGAGAAGACAAACGAAGCTAAAAGTGGAAAGGTTAAGGATATTGGTTACATAGATAAAAGGTTGGAGGTTCCGATTGCGACAGTCGGAACAGTTGCTGCCATTGCTGTGGTGGTTGCTGTG TGGGATAAAGTTGAGACCAAGACCACGGTTCTTTTATATGGTGGTGGGGCAATAGTTGTTGTTTGGCTATCATCTATTCTTGTTGGTGCCATTAACTCAGTGCCTTTGGTAAGTGAATCATCTATTCTTGTTGGTGCCATTAACTCAGTGCCTTTG ATAATGGAGTTGGTTGGCCTTGGATATTCCAGATGGTTTTTCTATAGAGACATTCTCTTTAAG ATCAAAGGGAAGTCATCTTTCGGACAAGCTTTGCTAATCCGTGGACTAAGGGATGTAGGCTATGAGGAAGAAAGGCCTTGTTATCATCGAGATCGACGTAAGGAAAGTAAGGTGTAG
- the LOC108473133 gene encoding protein TRACHEARY ELEMENT DIFFERENTIATION-RELATED 7A-like, with the protein MASNSIRTNYFPYFPLSPPHGTPLPPKVSPPKLTPPYKPLSPKVAPPHYIPTPPKAPPAPHNPITPPQPHSVPAPPHHLTPPATQPPPSPTVAPPAPANKPPPSPTVAPPSPSTKPPPSPAIKPPPSPTLTPPPPSPIVPPPPHHPFHPPPPPHSISPPSPPHVIPPPPPPSGHQSTVIVIVFVSIGGLFFFAFLSVALFCFIKKRAKKTVQKTEILSIDEHVKVEEAIVPGPHGAQNTVLLVEDDIRIDEEIKKNKNTSEGLLHSHLKSLQEISHSQACDGYGGSKAS; encoded by the coding sequence ATGGCTTCTAACTCTATTAGGACCAATTATTTTCCATATTTTCCTCTGTCACCACCCCATGGTACTCCACTGCCTCCAAAAGTATCCCCCCCAAAGCTGACCCCTCCTTATAAACCTCTATCTCCAAAAGTGGCACCACCCCATTATATTCCAACCCCTCCAAAAGCACCTCCGGCTCCACATAACCCCATTACGCCACCACAACCACATTCAGTGCCTGCACCGCCACATCATCTAACACCACCCGCAACGCAACCACCTCCCTCTCCTACTGTGGCACCACCAGCACCTGCTAATAAACCACCTCCCTCTCCTACTGTGGCACCACCATCACCTTCTACTAAACCACCTCCCTCTCCTGCTATAAAACCACCACCCTCTCCTACTCTGACACCACCACCACCCTCGCCAATTGTGCCTCCACCACCCCATCATCCATTCCATCCACCTCCACCACCTCACTCTATTTCTCCACCATCACCACCTCATGTAATTCCGCCTCCACCACCACCATCCGGACATCAGTCAACTGTAATAGTCATTGTCTTTGTTTCTATCGGCGGTCTGTTCTTTTTCGCATTCCTCTCAGTTGCTCTATTCTGCTTCATTAAGAAGAGAGCGAAGAAAACGGTTCAAAAAACAGAAATACTTAGCATAGATGAACATGTAAAAGTCGAGGAAGCCATTGTACCAGGCCCTCATGGTGCACAAAACACCGTATTACTTGTAGAAGACGATATTCGAATTGACGAAGaaatcaagaaaaacaaaaatactAGTGAAGGATTATTGCATTCACATCTTAAATCTTTACAAGAAATTTCTCATTCTCAAGCTTGTGATGGATACGGCGGCAGCAAAGCCTCCTAG